From Sediminibacterium sp. TEGAF015, a single genomic window includes:
- a CDS encoding outer membrane beta-barrel protein codes for MRKTILFWGLWIITTHLNAQVPVVSDTLKAKTISAVTVVSTVPFIKNLVDKTVMNVAARPSSAGQNALDILKTAPGVVVDPNEQIQMGGKNGVTVLIDNQNTQLSSQDLAQLLKSIESDNIKEIEIIANPSSKYDASGNAGIINIILKKSLTNGFNGSINGNFIQSTHSRKTISTNLNFRKNKWNWFGNVGFNKGYQETIANNDRMYPGHQMVQRGIEKDDFGGNNSRLGLDYALNKKTTIGLLWVQNARFTNMMNSNLTTIQTSGAIDSNVFTLSDAPSNIKRNNFNANYRWVNGQKQSLNIDADYTQFYSALNNLVNINAGSVTGLNRLNNAIHNDASVQIQIRSIRADYTQQLTNQIKLETGLKSVYSLSNNELLVRQISNAQWIADSGKSNQFEFKEFIHAAYFSVQAKLNNWSLQAGLRAEQTRVNGLSTALNKIQSQKPDTSYLNVFPTVFVQYQISPNHQLGFALTKRIDRPNYQDQNPFIYQLDAFNSEQGNPYLIPQITYGAEISYTYKYATNIKVQYGVTSNYMEQLTYQIGKKTVLIPQNAGTRKMLNISISSPIAVNNWWNMYLSLSPFYQSYAVLLNGFGTIENRSQSSWGINGYMSQNFSLGKNWNADISGWYNFQNATTIYQSKALGSINLGFSKKLFNDRATLKIAITDLLNTQRWEQRALTNTLDLTTYRKWESRNITLGISIKLGNSKIKSARDRESGSSAELDRIKQ; via the coding sequence ATGCGAAAAACAATTCTTTTTTGGGGACTATGGATTATCACAACGCATTTGAATGCACAAGTGCCAGTAGTGTCAGATACGCTAAAAGCAAAAACCATTAGCGCTGTTACGGTCGTATCAACCGTACCCTTTATTAAAAATCTAGTAGATAAAACTGTGATGAATGTGGCAGCAAGGCCTTCTTCTGCGGGTCAAAATGCATTGGACATTTTAAAAACAGCACCAGGTGTGGTAGTTGACCCGAATGAACAAATTCAAATGGGAGGCAAAAACGGGGTTACGGTTTTGATTGACAACCAGAATACACAACTATCATCCCAGGATCTGGCGCAATTGTTAAAAAGTATTGAATCGGACAATATTAAAGAAATCGAAATCATTGCCAATCCGTCTTCCAAATATGATGCATCAGGCAATGCTGGTATCATCAATATTATTTTGAAGAAAAGTTTAACCAATGGATTTAATGGGTCTATAAACGGGAATTTCATACAGAGTACCCATAGCCGTAAAACAATTTCAACGAATCTGAACTTTCGAAAAAACAAGTGGAATTGGTTTGGGAATGTGGGATTCAATAAAGGATATCAAGAAACCATAGCAAATAATGACCGCATGTATCCTGGTCATCAAATGGTTCAGCGTGGAATAGAGAAAGATGATTTTGGGGGCAACAATAGTAGGCTTGGCTTGGACTATGCTTTGAATAAAAAAACCACGATTGGTTTACTCTGGGTTCAAAACGCGCGGTTTACCAATATGATGAACAGCAATCTCACAACTATCCAAACCTCGGGTGCTATCGATAGCAATGTATTTACATTAAGCGATGCCCCAAGCAATATTAAGCGGAACAATTTTAATGCGAATTACAGATGGGTGAATGGACAAAAGCAAAGTTTAAATATTGATGCGGATTATACCCAGTTTTATTCTGCTTTGAACAATCTAGTCAATATTAATGCAGGTTCAGTAACTGGTTTAAACAGATTAAATAATGCGATACATAATGACGCTTCTGTGCAAATTCAAATCCGGAGTATTCGTGCAGATTATACACAACAATTAACGAACCAAATTAAGTTGGAAACTGGTTTGAAATCAGTTTATTCTCTTTCTAATAACGAATTGTTGGTTCGTCAAATATCCAATGCTCAGTGGATAGCTGATTCTGGTAAATCCAATCAGTTTGAGTTTAAAGAATTTATTCATGCTGCTTATTTCAGTGTCCAGGCAAAACTGAATAATTGGTCTTTACAGGCAGGCTTGCGTGCTGAGCAAACCCGGGTGAATGGGCTGTCTACAGCATTAAATAAAATACAATCGCAAAAGCCCGATACGAGTTATCTAAATGTATTTCCAACGGTATTTGTCCAATACCAAATTAGTCCAAACCATCAATTGGGATTTGCGTTAACCAAGCGAATTGACCGACCCAATTATCAAGACCAAAATCCATTTATCTATCAGTTAGATGCTTTTAATAGTGAACAAGGAAACCCCTATTTGATTCCGCAAATCACGTATGGTGCTGAAATCAGTTACACCTATAAATATGCAACAAATATTAAAGTACAATACGGTGTAACCAGTAATTATATGGAACAATTGACTTATCAAATAGGAAAAAAGACCGTTTTAATACCACAAAATGCAGGAACCAGAAAAATGTTAAACATCAGTATTAGCAGTCCAATTGCTGTCAATAATTGGTGGAATATGTACTTGAGTCTATCCCCCTTTTATCAATCCTATGCAGTTTTATTAAATGGTTTTGGTACGATTGAAAATCGTTCGCAAAGCAGTTGGGGTATCAATGGGTACATGAGCCAAAATTTTTCTTTAGGAAAGAATTGGAATGCGGATATCAGTGGCTGGTATAATTTTCAAAATGCCACTACTATTTATCAATCGAAGGCTTTGGGTAGCATAAATCTGGGATTTAGCAAAAAGCTATTCAACGATAGGGCCACATTGAAAATTGCCATTACAGATTTGTTGAATACACAACGCTGGGAACAGAGGGCCCTAACCAATACCTTGGATCTTACAACCTACCGTAAATGGGAGAGCAGAAATATTACCCTAGGAATTAGTATCAAATTAGGCAATAGTAAAATCAAAAGTGCTAGAGATCGAGAATCGGGTTCTAGTGCAGAATTAGATCGTATAAAACAATAA
- a CDS encoding helix-turn-helix domain-containing protein, whose translation MYFDFNWRSGLLLIFFFHGLVYAFLLFRKAYQHERASDNWLGFILLMSVLYICPWMLGFAGWYWGWECMECRNFMFYFPMNHTLLMGPAIFFYIKSLLNPSFVFSKKDSYHFIPGTLYIIWTIVVAVTDRLILKRYYLMDGQTDPDFDTWYQVIGFFSLMVYLLLSLRYYLNYRAFIVQELSYADNLHFTWVRNFLIACFLYFFATITLDGLRLLGFDIGYQDTWWYYLLFAFIFYYIGITGYANSIEQRKKFDVDFYRYQTMDTEPADRPEFNTISDGNIHETTISTQLDGGIQTPDSLVPPEWKEKLEKAMVTEKLYRNPELTLSDLASHMGTNPSFLSKIINRSFEKNFNDFVNQYRVLEVKEQLSNPELAHLTIMSLAYDAGFNSKATFNRAFKKFTGDNPKTYQIK comes from the coding sequence ATGTATTTTGATTTTAACTGGCGGAGTGGTTTATTGTTGATTTTTTTCTTTCATGGGCTGGTTTATGCTTTCTTGTTATTCCGGAAAGCATATCAGCATGAAAGAGCATCAGACAATTGGCTGGGATTCATCCTATTAATGAGTGTGCTGTACATCTGCCCCTGGATGCTGGGATTTGCTGGCTGGTATTGGGGCTGGGAATGTATGGAGTGTAGAAATTTTATGTTCTACTTTCCTATGAATCATACGCTTTTGATGGGACCTGCTATTTTTTTCTATATCAAATCTTTGTTAAACCCTTCTTTTGTTTTTTCTAAAAAAGACAGCTATCATTTTATACCCGGAACGCTGTATATTATATGGACGATAGTAGTTGCGGTAACAGACCGACTTATTTTGAAGCGTTATTATTTAATGGATGGGCAAACTGATCCTGACTTTGACACCTGGTACCAGGTAATTGGTTTTTTTAGTTTGATGGTTTATTTGTTGCTGAGTCTTCGATATTATTTAAACTATCGTGCTTTTATTGTTCAGGAGCTTTCTTATGCAGATAATTTGCATTTTACCTGGGTTAGAAATTTTTTGATTGCCTGCTTCCTCTACTTTTTTGCTACCATTACTTTGGATGGATTACGACTGCTGGGTTTCGATATAGGGTACCAGGATACCTGGTGGTATTATTTGTTGTTTGCTTTTATTTTCTATTATATTGGAATAACCGGATATGCAAATTCCATTGAGCAAAGGAAAAAATTTGATGTTGACTTTTACCGATACCAAACAATGGATACTGAACCCGCTGACAGACCAGAATTCAATACAATTTCAGACGGTAATATACATGAAACCACGATAAGTACCCAACTAGATGGCGGTATTCAAACTCCCGACAGTTTAGTCCCGCCCGAATGGAAAGAAAAGCTGGAAAAGGCAATGGTGACGGAAAAACTATACCGGAATCCAGAACTTACTTTGAGCGATCTTGCCAGTCATATGGGGACCAATCCCTCTTTTTTATCAAAAATAATCAACCGGAGTTTTGAGAAGAACTTCAATGATTTCGTTAATCAATATCGGGTGTTGGAGGTAAAAGAACAACTATCAAATCCTGAATTGGCTCACTTAACCATAATGAGCCTTGCTTATGATGCAGGCTTTAACAGTAAAGCTACTTTTAATAGAGCCTTTAAAAAATTCACAGGTGACAATCCCAAAACGTATCAAATTAAATAA
- a CDS encoding S9 family peptidase — translation MNKLIFSMGMTLLAAPSMAQNKMISKADLMANKLPENFQNPLPRFMKWLDDDRVILNQKIHPDSASKNYVMEVKTGKLSMATPDQMKGAAPPAKSVSVKKGDLFYKDGEVEKQITFDAAEEKNPTFSPDSAYIAYTKSNDLYTYHIPTSKETRLTNTGSSTSLNGYASWVYWEEIFGRGTRYRAFWWNPNSKQLAYMHFDESMVPMFPIYSSEGQHGFIEETRYPKPGDKNPEVKLGFVPADGGNTTWADFNPKEDQYFGWPVWRIDGSSLLVQWINRGQDHLKIFDVNPGSGAKKIMYEEQQKTWVDLEDRAGQRFTFLKSKPAFILESDKTGWNHLYLHNNDGSLINPITSGEFTVLSTELIDEKNGLVYFTARGKENTARVDLYSVKLNGAELKRLTFGDYDHSQAKLSPNGKYFVTTYSNTTTPFKMSLVDNKGKIVRELGDAKGSAMGEYQIAKTEFIRIKSADGLFELPAQVTWPANMDPNKKYPMLVDIYGGPNAGNTWDRWSWNATREMYAQEGLIHVKFDHRASGHFGKAGVNYMHRNLGFWEMQDYMQMAKWFIQKGYADPAKIAITGFSYGGYMSTYALTYGSSVFTHAMAGGSVVDWSLYDSHYTEKFMDTPGENPDGYKSSSVLTHVDKFKGTLQLVHGTMDDNVHMQNSIQLVSALQDKGKDFEFMLYPGGRHGWGGLKGNHFNNLKTKFIYKHLLEKEVPKGMLR, via the coding sequence ATGAATAAATTGATATTTTCCATGGGGATGACGCTCTTGGCAGCTCCTTCCATGGCGCAGAACAAAATGATCAGTAAAGCTGATCTAATGGCCAATAAATTGCCGGAAAACTTTCAGAATCCACTTCCTCGCTTTATGAAATGGCTGGATGATGATCGGGTTATTTTGAATCAGAAAATCCATCCGGATTCTGCCAGCAAGAATTATGTGATGGAAGTAAAAACAGGAAAGCTGAGTATGGCAACACCTGATCAGATGAAAGGGGCAGCTCCTCCGGCTAAATCTGTTTCTGTTAAAAAAGGAGATTTGTTTTACAAAGACGGAGAGGTTGAAAAGCAAATTACTTTTGATGCTGCTGAAGAAAAAAATCCAACTTTTTCTCCTGATAGTGCTTACATAGCTTATACTAAGTCGAACGATTTGTATACGTATCATATTCCTACTTCAAAAGAGACCCGCTTAACCAATACAGGGTCAAGCACTTCCCTGAATGGGTATGCCAGCTGGGTGTATTGGGAAGAAATATTTGGAAGAGGGACCCGCTATCGTGCTTTCTGGTGGAATCCCAACAGCAAGCAATTAGCTTACATGCATTTTGATGAAAGCATGGTTCCGATGTTCCCTATCTATAGCAGTGAAGGACAGCATGGCTTTATTGAAGAAACCCGTTATCCAAAACCGGGAGATAAGAATCCGGAAGTAAAACTGGGTTTTGTTCCTGCCGACGGAGGCAATACAACCTGGGCCGATTTTAATCCCAAAGAAGACCAGTACTTTGGCTGGCCTGTTTGGAGAATTGATGGAAGCAGTTTATTGGTACAATGGATCAACAGGGGGCAGGATCATCTGAAAATATTTGATGTGAATCCTGGTTCTGGCGCAAAAAAAATCATGTACGAAGAGCAACAAAAAACCTGGGTTGATTTAGAGGACAGAGCAGGGCAACGATTTACTTTCCTAAAATCAAAGCCTGCCTTTATTTTGGAAAGTGATAAAACAGGCTGGAACCATTTATACCTGCACAACAATGATGGTAGCTTAATCAACCCGATTACTTCTGGCGAGTTTACCGTCTTAAGTACTGAATTGATAGATGAGAAAAATGGCCTTGTATATTTTACTGCCAGAGGAAAGGAAAATACTGCTCGTGTAGATTTATACAGTGTTAAATTAAATGGTGCTGAATTAAAGCGCCTCACATTCGGAGATTATGATCATTCTCAAGCAAAACTGTCTCCCAACGGTAAATATTTTGTAACTACCTATAGCAATACCACCACTCCATTCAAAATGAGTTTGGTAGATAATAAAGGTAAAATTGTTCGTGAGTTGGGCGATGCAAAGGGTTCAGCCATGGGTGAATACCAGATTGCCAAAACTGAATTCATTCGAATTAAAAGTGCGGATGGCTTATTTGAGTTACCTGCTCAGGTAACCTGGCCTGCCAATATGGACCCTAACAAGAAGTATCCTATGCTGGTAGACATTTATGGAGGTCCTAATGCAGGTAATACCTGGGACAGATGGTCCTGGAATGCAACCCGTGAAATGTATGCGCAGGAAGGATTGATTCATGTGAAATTTGACCACCGTGCCAGTGGGCATTTTGGAAAAGCAGGGGTAAATTATATGCACCGCAATTTAGGTTTCTGGGAAATGCAGGACTATATGCAAATGGCGAAATGGTTTATCCAGAAAGGCTATGCAGATCCTGCAAAAATTGCCATTACCGGATTCAGCTACGGAGGTTATATGAGTACTTATGCGTTAACCTATGGTTCTTCTGTATTCACCCATGCAATGGCAGGTGGATCAGTAGTTGACTGGAGTTTATATGATAGTCACTACACAGAAAAGTTCATGGATACTCCTGGAGAAAATCCGGATGGATACAAGAGCAGCAGTGTTTTAACTCATGTTGACAAATTCAAAGGAACTTTACAATTGGTTCATGGAACAATGGACGATAATGTTCATATGCAGAATAGCATTCAACTGGTAAGTGCCTTACAAGACAAGGGAAAAGATTTTGAATTCATGTTGTATCCTGGTGGAAGACATGGATGGGGTGGTCTTAAAGGAAACCATTTCAATAATTTGAAGACCAAGTTTATCTATAAACATTTATTGGAAAAAGAAGTACCCAAAGGAATGTTGCGATAA
- a CDS encoding BamA/TamA family outer membrane protein, whose product MSLSKIFLGFALAVSVSVNAQEAQVPSPKKTFRNFINPDSLPLMNLRVVPIPIFTSTPETGIRIGGALEYFFNAKEKDSEARGSYLHGQFTYSTKGQIEIKGTWQVFTRGERFVYRGSAGYSTYNDRFWGIGNHTVAEANFLPQDYSRIFLESRTYRLLRNKWYAGLKLDYNDVYQVVNKRPLTPSEQNVAGINGSKTLGIGPAILYEGRDFPFSAHSGSFAEFYYARNISLKNNPFDYNTWFLDLRKYFPLSPNSTLAFQLSSIHTTGNVPVRELPRVGGSLLMRGYFTGRFRDKSYTALQAEYRFPIWKWISAAAFGSAGFIDQSIGNYSTSNLLKAGGMGLRFVVNKKNRMILRLDYARNGTEGGAYYIRLNEAF is encoded by the coding sequence ATGTCGTTATCTAAAATTTTTCTGGGCTTTGCCCTTGCTGTAAGTGTTAGCGTGAATGCCCAGGAAGCACAAGTGCCAAGCCCTAAAAAAACGTTCAGGAACTTCATCAATCCGGATTCTCTGCCTTTGATGAATTTAAGAGTAGTTCCTATTCCCATTTTTACTTCTACTCCTGAAACGGGGATACGTATTGGAGGTGCATTGGAATATTTTTTCAATGCTAAAGAAAAAGACAGTGAGGCAAGGGGGTCTTATTTGCATGGTCAGTTTACTTATAGTACTAAGGGACAAATTGAAATAAAAGGAACATGGCAGGTTTTTACCAGAGGGGAAAGATTCGTGTACCGGGGTTCTGCAGGGTACAGTACCTATAACGATCGTTTTTGGGGCATAGGTAACCATACGGTTGCAGAAGCTAATTTTTTGCCACAAGACTATAGCCGTATTTTCCTGGAATCCAGAACCTATAGGCTATTAAGAAATAAATGGTACGCAGGATTGAAGCTGGATTATAATGATGTGTACCAGGTGGTAAATAAAAGACCATTGACCCCATCAGAACAAAACGTTGCCGGTATCAATGGCAGTAAAACCCTTGGGATTGGACCCGCTATCTTGTATGAAGGCCGTGATTTTCCGTTCAGTGCACACAGCGGAAGCTTTGCGGAATTCTATTACGCAAGAAATATTTCTCTTAAAAACAATCCTTTTGATTACAATACCTGGTTCTTAGACCTTCGCAAATATTTTCCACTAAGCCCAAATAGCACGTTGGCTTTTCAGTTGAGTAGTATTCATACCACAGGCAATGTGCCTGTTCGCGAATTGCCTCGTGTAGGCGGTTCCTTGTTAATGCGCGGTTATTTTACCGGACGTTTCAGAGACAAATCCTACACAGCTTTGCAGGCTGAATATCGTTTTCCTATCTGGAAATGGATATCTGCAGCAGCTTTTGGTTCCGCAGGCTTTATTGACCAGTCTATCGGGAATTATTCAACATCCAATTTACTGAAAGCGGGAGGCATGGGCTTGCGCTTTGTAGTCAATAAGAAAAACAGAATGATACTCCGCCTCGACTATGCCAGAAACGGCACAGAGGGTGGAGCCTATTACATCAGACTCAACGAAGCATTTTAA